AGGCCGCAGCAACGTGGAACTTTTTATACTCCTTGAAAGTACTGAAAACTCCTCCATTATCAGTTTCAGGAATGAATACTGTGAAGTCGGTTCCTGACGAGTTTGCTTTGGCTACGAAAATCATAGTCATTGCCCTGTGTTTTCCAATCTCAAAGAATGATGCCTTGCTAGCAAGTTGGACACTGGTGAGATGTTTCCTTCTTTCATAATAAACATCTACAATCAGGTCCAACGCATAGTATAAAAGCCTATTTCCAGCCAATACCAATAGAAGGGACATCGAAGTGTCAGTAGCTAAGCTGACGAAATTAGCTCCATTTGCTACCTTTCGCCATTTATTCTGGAGATCAGAGCAGTACAATCCAGAGGCTAGCCCAATAAGCACAAATTGAGATCCCATAAACTCGAATGAACACATACTGAGAACCTTGCTAAACACTACTGATCCAGCAAGACTGTAAATATCGCTTCCAGACagaaagttcaatttcttcatgGTGTCTACTGACAAATCATACACGGGATCCTGCTCCGCGCATATAGGCAATTTCTCGATCTTGTCTATTTGCTCATAACCAAAACAAGTATTGGAAATGAGATTCAAAGAGTATGGTTCTGTTCTTCGCAATCTAGAACACAAGGCTGTTCTAGCATACTTAATGTCTCTGATCCAGTCAGCCCTATCTTTCTCGGACTTGGTTATGAATGTGAATGCAAAACGCTTGCCACGTCCGGCGTATCTGACCTTGAACTGATAATTGGAAGGCTCctcttcttggttttggGATGGACCACTTGTTACTGGCGAATGAGAAATGGTTTTGGAAGACGACTCTCTTTCCTCAACTAATAAAAGTTCAACTGGAATTGGGTTCTTCTCGACAATATACTCATTGATAGCTCTATTTCTAGATCTTTCAGTGATAATAAAATAGTTATCCAACAAGATGACATGATTGTTGTAGgtgttgatcttcaattcaCCTCTTCTAACCAATGGTCCTCTCTTGATAAACCGCCTGTTGGTTGACTTCAAATTCACGCGTTCTTTATTAAAATTGCCCCATTTAATCTCTTGGAGCTTTCTTAATTCGTTCTTGTTCTCTACAGAAactttcatcttctgaattttCGAAGTCAAATTTTgaacatcttcaactgcCTTGGCAAGTGACtgtttgtcttcttcaccaagaaGATCCAGAATACCTCTCAATTCCAAAGGTAATTTAAAAGCCCGCGAAGAAAACGTACTCTGAAAAAGGATCAAACAATCTGCATTGAGCTTCAGCAATCGTTTATCGTGGACCTTGGCCACCCATTCCTTTAAAAATTCCACATTCAAAAGCTCGTATAGAAGTGGAACAGTTGACATATATCTCATAAAAGCCTGTTCTGCCTTTTTCGTCCACTTACTATATATTTTTGCGATAGCATCAAAGCTATGAACAAATTTACCATCTGACTTGTATATCTCTATGAGAGGATCAAGTACCATTGTCTTATGtatttccaacaattctgATCTTGAGTCAATCACTTCATTCTGATAATTAGATGGAATCTTTATCTTGGGATCCGTTTTGGCTCTTGCAAAAAATTGGGGCCCAAAATCTTCCACAAATAATCTAGCTCTGGCTGAGAACCCCCATTCATTTCTTAAAAGATCTAGTACATGCGATTGCAATGTTACAACTCTCTTGTCCAATGTCTTTACATCAGTTACCTTCCAATACGAAACCCAATCCTGTGCTAGGtatatttcattttcatcgAGGTTTTTGAGTTGTTCTTCGTGTTCAATCACAGCATTCCAGTGACAAAAACGTGAATAACATTTCAATCTTAGATCTTGCGCTTTATCATGGCTTCCTGAATAGTAGCAGGTTGTTAAGGCCGGAAAGACCCCACTAACAGCTGCCATTTCGTCAATAGTAATACcgttctcttcttctctgccAGATGCATTATTTGGAGATATTACTACTCGATATGTTAAACTAATGGCATGGGAACGCAAGAGACTATCTACGATGGAATCAACAAGAGTACTCAACACAGTTGGCGGTATGTCTGGCTTGTGATAGGTCACGAGATCTGTCAAGGCTACTTTAAATTCAGCCAAAGATATGAACAGATCGTCAAGCCAGTCTTGTAGCTTGATAGACCATTCAAAAATACTTTTCAACGACCACAATGGACCATTAAAAACAGAAAAGTGTTGGTTATTTAAGGATTTGGCCGAGAAAGGTAACGGTGGCAATTCAAACGGCAATGCTGGcaagtcttcgtctttGCGTTGCTGGCTAACACTGTAAAGTGTAGAGTTTCTCGTGATGGAAGTCATCAGGTCTCTGTTTGGTGAATAGCTGAATGTATTGTTTCTCGTAGGCGAAGTTCCTGGAGACGGTAGCGTAGGTAAACGCCCAAAGAACGTAGATGGATGTATTATGGACTCATCATCAAATAAGTCTACgttatcttcttctgggtAGCAGGCCTGTCCACCCATCTCCTGATTTATAATGCTATATTCTGTGGCGCTTTGTCTGGTTGTATCATATGAATAAccttcgtcgtcgtcgcTATCTCCTTCTACGAATGTTCGCTGTGCAATGGGGAAGTCATATGACAAAGAAGGTGATGATCTGAACTTTGGCgatttggaattgtcaCGGCTATCTCTATTTGGAGAATGTTTTCTAGACGAGAGAAATGTATCGTTTCTGGCTGGTGAAATAGATGAACGGCGTGGAGGACTCCCAGTCAACCCTGAATCATTTACTGAGTAGGAACCGTTGTAGGAGGGAGGAGTATCATAAATAGAATTTCGTAAAGGCGATATCTTTGTTGGTGTAATAATCGATTCGTTGATGATTTGTTGTGTCCTAGAAGCTTGTGGTGGAGTTTCCGAAGGAGGGGGGGTGGGTGAATCTATATGTAGCACTACTTCTGGACGGAGGAAATTGTATTCCTTGATAACATCAAAGTCTGGACTTA
This window of the Scheffersomyces stipitis CBS 6054 chromosome 6, complete sequence genome carries:
- a CDS encoding GDP GTP exchange factor (go_function small GTPase regulator activity), which translates into the protein MTGESQFYMNSPKPMGPKELIDYSVSSVPSIHNRKSHRSSHPNVPYPVDSSEESEQGDYEDLPDTEYNFLRPEVVLHIDSPTPPPSETPPQASRTQQIINESIITPTKISPLRNSIYDTPPSYNGSYSVNDSGLTGSPPRRSSISPARNDTFLSSRKHSPNRDSRDNSKSPKFRSSPSLSYDFPIAQRTFVEGDSDDDEGYSYDTTRQSATEYSIINQEMGGQACYPEEDNVDLFDDESIIHPSTFFGRLPTLPSPGTSPTRNNTFSYSPNRDSMTSITRNSTLYSVSQQRKDEDLPALPFELPPLPFSAKSLNNQHFSVFNGPLWSLKSIFEWSIKLQDWLDDSFISLAEFKVALTDLVTYHKPDIPPTVLSTLVDSIVDSLLRSHAISLTYRVVISPNNASGREEENGITIDEMAAVSGVFPALTTCYYSGSHDKAQDLRLKCYSRFCHWNAVIEHEEQLKNLDENEIYLAQDWVSYWKVTDVKTLDKRVVTLQSHVLDLLRNEWGFSARARLFVEDFGPQFFARAKTDPKIKIPSNYQNEVIDSRSELLEIHKTMVLDPLIEIYKSDGKFVHSFDAIAKIYSKWTKKAEQAFMRYMSTVPLLYELLNVEFLKEWVAKVHDKRLSKLNADCLILFQSTFSSRAFKLPLELRGISDLLGEEDKQSLAKAVEDVQNLTSKIQKMKVSVENKNELRKLQEIKWGNFNKERVNLKSTNRRFIKRGPLVRRGELKINTYNNHVILLDNYFIITERSRNRAINEYIVEKNPIPVELLLVEERESSSKTISHSPVTSGPSQNQEEEPSNYQFKVRYAGRGKRFAFTFITKSEKDRADWIRDIKYARTALCSRLRRTEPYSLNLISNTCFGYEQIDKIEKLPICAEQDPVYDLSVDTMKKLNFSSGSDIYSLAGSVVFSKVLSMCSFEFMGSQFVLIGLASGLYCSDLQNKWRKVANGANFVSLATDTSMSLLLVLAGNRLLYYALDSIVDVYYERRKHLTSVQLASKASFFEIGKHRAMTMIFVAKANSSGTDFTVFIPETDNGGVFSTFKEYKKFHVAAACYGVSLFNSSFAVHTNRGIEILNLSTLLPRSVPEFSNTESLSRRSSTTSANSNSNNIEAIRSAVVATGIKPMGMFKISRGQESDLHEFLLVYSNFAIFIDPSGKLSRSSILRFEFQAKSIAFVKNSLFLVCDEVIEIWRISEFSNGSNGLIQVITGKGIQMINSDKLAFSMANPMVPGMQLVFELRKKSSM